A part of Arachis hypogaea cultivar Tifrunner chromosome 12, arahy.Tifrunner.gnm2.J5K5, whole genome shotgun sequence genomic DNA contains:
- the LOC112726985 gene encoding probable myosin-binding protein 4, with protein MGVHGATLLTSAVCEWFLIFLLFFESALSYFLARFARYCHLQFPCLLCTRLDRFFGKDKQEFYQNLFCGDHRSELASLASYHAHGKIADGKRMCDDCLLSCTTSTKPNMKSHKLLVGKLGMVNGGSSSQSPSLSKDSLNGAKGPSTCAGCYKLCKSEQNALRSIQLKSPKRTFIKPPYIPLPQVPRQSRSNHRDNSKKTKGQSSGSEDKRSHRQPSRMVYNEPKMYSDSESDFPFSDDDVASVLPGNTSRFKPVVPPRHVLRGLNLPNPNISSPKAMPSRPDSSEEPKISKHHDVPEEINLKPENQSSSELPELISLDDVPSSPNAEKIPRRESDGVKTTSPSQNSLPTSISELMTLDGIGASLNKPEDVTKSSGVELATEEDRKDTKKIDTTQKASVETDKVVSDSSPLSHSQENSNNMSQSPVSTKENVTAGGSDNSEVLANHVQSTERHVEASDSNEVKPPSSSSSVGSDFEYLDGSKVNEIEGESIIDQLKRQIEYDKKCLEALQKELEEERNASAIATNQTMNMITRLQEEKAALQMEALQYLRMMEEQAEYDRDELDKVNDLLTEKEKELQDLEAELEFYRENWPEEPMVQISNLKVENVAEQKTATDITNAVTTSGSKLTKVSKIRDEDPIGATSSPLDFEEEKQCILNRLKSLQNRLKELYGNEVSSEKIEGKKLDQQGSSNGEEEIDSSMQKNVNNMSNGNHTDKDGSASLDSDDCSHSNGNNHSRKEVELDALENEISDLSERLEAIEFNHNLLEHIFNSLRSGDDGKQFIQDLAIQLRDIRKIGIRSR; from the exons ATGGGGGTGCATGGAGCAACCCTTCTTACATCTGCAGTTTGTGAGTGGTTCTTGATCTTTCTGCTGTTTTTCGAATCCGCGCTATCATATTTCCTTGCAAGGTTTGCAAGGTATTGCCATTTGCAATTCCCTTGTTTGCTATGCACTAGGCTGGATCGTTTCTTTGGTAAAGATAAGCAGGAGTTCTATCAGAACCTGTTTTGCGGCGACCACAGATCCGAACTAGCATCTCTGGCTTCATATCATGCTCATGGGAAGATTGCAGATGGAAAAAGAATGTGTGATGATTGTCTTCTGTCATGCACTACCAGCACTAAACCGAACATGAAATCTCACAAGTTGTTGGTTGGTAAATTGGGAATGGTTAATGGTGGTTCTAGTTCCCAAAGCCCGTCTCTATCCAAAGACTCGCTAAATGGCGCTAAGGGGCCGAGTACGTGTGCTGGCTGCTACAAGCTTTGCAAGTCAGAGCAAAATGCCCTGAGATCTATCCAACTGAAATCACCTAAGAGAACTTTTATTAAGCCACCATACATTCCTTTGCCACAAGTGCCAAGGCAAAGCCGTTCAAATCACCGGGATAATTCGAAGAAAACAAAGGGCCAATCTTCAGGATCAGAAGATAAGCGTTCTCATCGTCAACCATCTCGTATGGTGTACAATGAGCCGAAAATGTATtctgattctgagtctgattttCCATTTTCTGATGATGATGTAGCTAGTGTATTACCTGGCAATACATCTCGATTTAAACCAGTAGTTCCCCCAAGACATGTTCTAAGAGGTTTGAATCTTCCAAATCCCAATATTAGTTCCCCCAAAGCCATGCCGTCACGTCCGGATTCATCTGAGGAACCTAAGATTAGCAAGCACCATGATGTCCCGGAAGAAATTAATTTGAAGCCAGAAAATCAATCTAGTTCCGAGCTGCCTGAGCTCATCTCACTAGACGATGTTCCATCATCACCTAACGCAGAGAAAATTCCTCGTAGAGAATCTGATGGTGTGAAAACAACTTCTCCTTCTCAGAATTCTCTTCCCACTTCCATATCCGAGCTTATGACTTTGGATGGCATTGGAGCATCACTAAATAAAC CTGAagatgttacaaaatcaagtggTGTGGAGCTTGCAACCGAAGAGGATAGGAAAGACACAAAGAAGATTGATACAACACAAAAAGCATCTGTGGAAACTGATAAAGTGGTAAGTGATTCTTCTCCTTTAAGCCATAGTCAAGAGAACTCAAACAACATGAGTCAGTCTCCTGTCTCCACCAAAGAAAACGTCACAGCTGGTGGGTCTGATAACTCAGAGGTTTTAGCGAACCATGTCCAGTCCACCGAGAGACACGTTGAGGCCTCGGATTCAAATGAAGTTAAGCCACCTTCAAGTTCATCCTCGGTAGGATCTGATTTTGAATATCTGGATGGAAgcaaagttaatgaaattgaagGGGAGTCTATTATTGATCAATTGAAGCGACAAATTGAGTATGACAAAAAATGCTTGGAGGCCTTGCAAAAGGAACTGGAGGAAGAAAGAAATGCTTCTGCCATTGCCACAAATCAAACAATGAATATGATTACCAGGTTGCAGGAGGAGAAGGCAGCACTGCAAATGGAAGCTCTGCAATATCTAAGAATGATGGAAGAGCAAGCAGAATATGATAGAGATGAATTGGACAAAGTTAACGATCTACTGACGGAAAAGGAAAAAGAGCTACAAGATTTAGAAGCAGAGCTGGAATTTTATAGGGAGAACTGGCCAGAGGAGCCTATGGTCCAAATTTCTAATTTGAAGGTAGAAAATGTTGCAGAACAAAAAACTGCCACAGATATCACAAATGCTGTAACCACTTCCGGTTCAAAGCTGACCAAGGTATCCAAAATCCGTGATGAAGATCCCATTGGTGCAACCTCCTCACCTTTAGACTTTGAAGAGGAAAAGCAATGCATTTTGAATCGcttgaaaagcttgcaaaataGGCTTAAAGAACTTTATGGTAATGAGGTTTCCTCCGAAAAGATTGAAGGAAAAAAACTGGATCAACAAGGATCTTCTAATGGTGAAGAAGAAATTGATTCATCCATGCAGAAAAATGTTAATAATATGTCTAATGGAAATCATACCGATAAGGATGGCTCAGCTTCTTTAGATAGTGATGATTGTTCTCATAGTAATGGGAACAATCATTCCAGGAAAGAAGTCGAATTGGATGCTCTGGAAAATGAAATATCAGACCTTAGTGAAAGGTTGGAAGCAATCGAATTTAATCATAATCTTCTTGAGCATATATTTAATTCTCTTCGAAGCGGAGATGACGGAAAGCAATTTATTCAAGATTTAGCTATTCAATTGCGCGACATAAGGAAAATTGGGATTAGATCAAGATG A